The DNA window GTCGACGGGGTTGCTGCTGGCGATCAGCTCGCCACGATCCAGCAGCAGCCAGGTCTTGCGCTGAGGTGCGAGGTAATTCCCGGCCGCCAGATGCAGCGAGGCCAGAGCCCGGCCCGCACTGCGGGCATGGGCAGGCAGGCGCGGGGGAGTCCATGACGGGCTGTCACGGTACAAGTCCTGGCCGCTGGCCAGCTCGCTGAGCTCGTAGTTCCAGCCGCCATCCATGGTGGCGGTCAGGCCCAGGTTGTTTTCAACAAGCCGGGGAATGGCGATGCCCGCCGCCTGCAGATGGCGGATGAATCCGTGTTCTTCGGCCAGATCGGCAAGGCTGCGAACATCCGGATGATGGCGTTTGACAAAGAAGCGATCCTGCCCGCTGCGGATGATGGCACCCGCCGACAACGGCCGTGGACTGCGCCACAACACCTCCGTCGGTGCGGTCAGTGCAGGGTAATGCCGGAGCAGTCCCTGCACGTCCCCCATCGTCAGTGGCGGCCAGTCGGGCGCGACCTCGTCGGCGGCGAGTCCATGGACGTGATGCGGAGATAGGCTCATGAACTGAAGCAGGATGGGGAGTGGACCTGCTATTGTCCCGAACTGGATCTGTCGGGCAAGTCGTCGCCGCTCTCGGTGGCGGGCCCTTGGCCGTCGCGCAGGGAAGGCGCCGTCCGACAGTGTACCCCTGCCTCCGGGATGGCGTGGCCGCTCATTGCATGGCTTGCCTGCCAGATCCTTTTGCCCGAGTCACTGGATATCATGTCTGCCTTGTTGTTGTTGCTGGTCTGTCTGGCCTTGGGGGCCGTCGTTTCGCGGGTGGCCCGACCGCCGGCCGGGATGGTGCCGGCGCTGAACTGGTGGGTGGTCAATATCGCCTTGCCGGCCCTGGTCCTGCAATTGCTGCCCCGGGTCCGTTTCGATCCTCAGCTGTGGTTCCCGCCGGCCCTGATGTGGCTGGAGCTGCTGGGGGCCTGGCTGGTGATGAGCCTTCTGGGGCGCGCTTTGGGCTGGTCCCGGCATCGGATCGGCGCCTTGGTGCTGGTCGGCGGCATCGGCAATACCTCGTTCATGGGCTATCCCATGCTGCAGGCGTTGCGTGGACAGGAAGGCCTGTCGCTTGGCGTGGTCGCTGATCAGGTAGGCAGCTTCGCTGCGCTGGCGACACTGGGCATCGTGATTGCTTCGTTGCATGCCGGACGGAAAGTCACCGCTGCCCAGCTGGCCCGGAGGGTGTTCGGCTTTCCGCCTTTTCTGGCCTTGCTGCTGGCGATCATGGTTGGCATGGCAGGCGGCTGGCCATCCATGATCGATGCCATGCTGCACGTCATCGGGTCCACCCTGACGCCCTTGGCCTTGTTCTCGGTAGGCATGCAGTTGCAGCTTCGCCCGCAGCGGCACGAGTTGCTGCCGGCTTTTGTCGGCCTGAGCTGGAAGATGCTGCTGGCACCGCTGGCAGGCCTGCTGCTGGCACGACTCTGCGGTATTCACGGTACCATGCTGGCAGCAAGCGTTCTGCAGGCGGCGATGGCACCGATGATCACGGCCGCCATCATTGCCGACCAGTACGGGCTGGAGCCGCCCTTGGCCAATACCATGCTGGGAGCAGGTATCCTGTTGTCGCTGGCCACCATCCCGCTGTGGAATATGGCCTTGGGCTGACCTCTGCCAGGCACAGGCTGGGGCGGCCTGACCTGAACATGGCCTGTGGCCGACGTCGGCTGGCGGTTTGGGGATGTCTCGCCGGGCGTGTATGCTGGATGCCATCGGACCCTTTGGATCGTTACAAGCCAGGAGCACCGCATGCCTTCGCCTTTGTTTCCATCCCCGTTGCTGCCTGCCCGGCGCAAGCTTCTGATCGCGCTGGCCGGATTGATGACCTTGGCCGTGTTGCCGGTCGCGGCGCAGACGGCGGCGAACGCCGCACCGAAACCGACCATCGGCATCATCGGTGCCGGCCAGGTCGGCAGTGCCTGGGGCAGCTTGTGGGCCAAGGCCGGCTATCATGTCATTTTCTCTTCGCGTCACCCCGAGCAGCTGGGGGACCTTGTCAAGCAAGCCGGTCCGCAGGCCAGCGCCGCCTCGGTCAGTGATGCCATCGCCCGCAGCCAGATCGTGATGCTGGCGGTGCCCTACAAGGCCGAACCGGGGATCGCCAAGCAATATGGCGAACAGCTCAAGGGCAAGATTCTGATCGATGCCGACAATGCTTACCTGTTCCGTGACGGCGCCATTGCC is part of the Frateuria aurantia DSM 6220 genome and encodes:
- a CDS encoding NADPH-dependent F420 reductase gives rise to the protein MPSPLFPSPLLPARRKLLIALAGLMTLAVLPVAAQTAANAAPKPTIGIIGAGQVGSAWGSLWAKAGYHVIFSSRHPEQLGDLVKQAGPQASAASVSDAIARSQIVMLAVPYKAEPGIAKQYGEQLKGKILIDADNAYLFRDGAIAGKAKAAGVARYSQAEFPGTRFVRAFNTVDAVTVAGGGGRGSVSVDYSFVDEQAGQVVAELIRAAGCLPVRGHDL
- a CDS encoding AEC family transporter — protein: MSALLLLLVCLALGAVVSRVARPPAGMVPALNWWVVNIALPALVLQLLPRVRFDPQLWFPPALMWLELLGAWLVMSLLGRALGWSRHRIGALVLVGGIGNTSFMGYPMLQALRGQEGLSLGVVADQVGSFAALATLGIVIASLHAGRKVTAAQLARRVFGFPPFLALLLAIMVGMAGGWPSMIDAMLHVIGSTLTPLALFSVGMQLQLRPQRHELLPAFVGLSWKMLLAPLAGLLLARLCGIHGTMLAASVLQAAMAPMITAAIIADQYGLEPPLANTMLGAGILLSLATIPLWNMALG